The following proteins come from a genomic window of Actinopolyspora saharensis:
- the hpnD gene encoding presqualene diphosphate synthase HpnD, whose protein sequence is MLGEWARLSLAPESRGEHDRTASAYEYCEQITRTQARNFSYGIRLLPAGKRKALSAVYAFARRVDDIGDGTLSTERKLERLEHTRTKLREVHRDSKDPMLVALADAARELPIPLEAFHELVDGCEADVRGNEYETFEQLAHYCRCVAGSIGRLSLGVFGQPVTGVAAERADALGVALQLTNILRDLLEDRRRGRIYLPQEDLRRFGVTLELDSRGMFTDDASKVAELVRFQSQRAERWYGEGLRLLPMLDHRSRACCAAMAGIYHELLRRITADPTLVMRGRTGLSGWQKAVVAARSFAGMSS, encoded by the coding sequence ATGCTGGGCGAATGGGCCCGGCTGTCGTTGGCCCCGGAGAGCCGGGGCGAGCACGACCGGACCGCGAGCGCCTACGAGTACTGCGAGCAGATCACCAGAACGCAGGCCCGCAACTTCTCCTACGGGATCCGGCTGCTTCCCGCGGGCAAGCGCAAGGCCCTGTCAGCCGTGTACGCCTTCGCGCGCAGGGTCGACGACATCGGTGACGGGACGTTGTCGACCGAGCGCAAGCTCGAGCGGCTCGAGCACACGCGAACGAAGCTGCGGGAGGTCCACCGGGACTCCAAGGACCCGATGCTGGTGGCACTGGCCGATGCCGCGCGCGAGCTCCCGATCCCGCTGGAGGCCTTCCACGAGCTCGTGGACGGCTGCGAAGCGGACGTGCGCGGAAACGAGTACGAGACCTTCGAGCAGCTCGCGCACTACTGCAGGTGCGTGGCCGGGTCGATCGGCAGGCTCTCACTGGGCGTGTTCGGTCAACCGGTCACCGGAGTGGCAGCCGAGCGCGCGGACGCGCTGGGAGTGGCTCTGCAGCTGACCAACATCCTGCGCGACCTGCTGGAGGACCGCCGTCGCGGGCGGATCTACCTGCCGCAGGAGGATCTGCGTCGTTTCGGGGTGACGCTCGAGCTGGACTCGCGGGGAATGTTCACGGACGACGCGTCGAAGGTGGCCGAACTGGTTCGCTTCCAGAGCCAACGGGCCGAACGCTGGTACGGGGAAGGACTCCGGTTGTTGCCGATGCTCGATCATCGAAGCCGAGCCTGTTGTGCCGCGATGGCCGGGATCTACCACGAACTGCTGCGGCGCATCACCGCCGATCCGACTCTGGTGATGCGTGGGCGGACCGGCCTGTCCGGTTGGCAGAAGGCCGTGGTCGCAGCCCGCTCCTTCGCGGGGATGTCCTCATGA